The Silene latifolia isolate original U9 population chromosome 4, ASM4854445v1, whole genome shotgun sequence region aataatcaagacaagcatctaggaacggtttgaccaccttgataagcttcaaactcaacaatgatccaagattataagcacccatgtcgtgtttctcctcgttggtccactcttttagacgaatctctaaagtattcatgataaaTGATTATTTTGaggattttatgtaataagacgaaagaagagacggaagaattgtgtgaataaaacctctatcgacgtttctatttatactaaaatctgtttcctaaaatccgccaggacggatacaccggggaacaggcgcagcacctgttgcgcctcttcaaagggacgcagctcctgctgcgcctcttcctcagcaacgtttctgtgattttccgggttggatctttcctaaattccttggcgaataatttcctattcatacgggttattattttggtaaatacgtcaaaattaccatagtccatgtttcctaattccgcggtcACGcgtttcgaggcaatatcagcattttcgtcattttagcacacttatatatttctttctattttttttttctttctttctttcatttatccaatttaatgtaatttatttcaaacttatatatttctttttcttatttcctttttttggGAATCATTCCACTCCCGTCCTacattacatttctaacttatagatttctatttttttcatttttttgggggtaaccctccctaccgtccggtcatttccggcaaatttttttgcattgtttgcattttttgcatttttttgcgcttttgagtcattcgttttgcgctaatttaggccatatatacaaatgtatgttttacgtgaatttcggcagcatgacggcgtaaaccgtcatctaccaaacctgttcaaagctaacctgcaggtacaagcaacacaacccagcagcaaaggcgctcatgccatcatatacaaccaaaatagGGACatatacaacaaactgggggctcgagccccaagcaaaatccaaaatgtccaaaatgtgagtcctaaaatgtacaaatgtacaagatacagccaacaacaaacaaacaacaaaactactgccggtcgccgcctaattccgcaactctcgcctcgagagcaacaACCTCGTCGCGAACCTCGAGTTCCCTCAGCAAacaagctgtctcctcccgagactgggccagctctcgctccagctcacgctccctctgcaaacaacaaaattggctcatgtcaatcatttcaagcaatcataagaaaagTTAGAAAGTTCAAAGATGAAGTAGACGAAAGGTTTATACCTGACGatctcgaccgccgacaagtgcgtcgacggcagtagctcgcagccggttggctaccctccataacgccacaaaccgagacagcGCAATCtgtattttcaaaaagaagttctcaataattggataggttcaatcaaatgtgttcttacacaaaaatcatacaaattagaggctcaccctccgaatcagatgctgccaatcgtccaagccagcatccgtcacagccacgtcgaagtcacgcagcacggagatcgtcgtcctcccggtcgcgtcagtgtactcgagggtctcggggtactctgggggctcgatgcccaccgcctcgacctcctgcaaagataAAGGATTgccattaatcgatgatcattcatcatgcttCAAAAATGGTCACAAGGAGAGTAAATGCTCACCAccaacgccgagtagtcctcaccaggaagcaggagggcgtcaccaccaacgccagccaagtcagcctccctctcagcctcagaaggctccctgaacatcgtcctaggaggatcccgagagcactgacgagccaagcgctcgcccagataccacgcAGGACCCATcaacgtcctcagcagcaaccggctcgagctcctaggtcgaaggacctcagccacaaaaggaggagtgccagcgtactccgcccaaggcctgggcacccactgggaaaagacaagcaagaaatcattcttatgatcggttaaaaagtaataaagaagcaaaacgaatataagtaaGATGCTCacactgtccagctgaagagcgttcacgtcccgccggtagacaccgtgagaggaacgcttgctcctcgtgcgacacatcacccaatcccgcACAACGGGATAGGCTTTCTCCAgcagctccgtcctcttgggcgagaggctcggaaagtaggagtacacccacgcctgtgaagcaagatagtcaataacgatctttcgtaattcgataaggaaaggaagtgattttagtctaaatgaaggtttatacctccaacagtagtccagggccgacaacaccaggagaagtccccttctccatcaactccggacgaaccatggccctcatgaagcggatgaggaccgcaaaaccagcagtgacccagtcccaacgtcctagggagctcaggtcagaaatatagggaaggagcttcgtcgacagcctctctcccttgtctccgaggtagatcgaagacaagaaccaccaaagccacaagcgggccctctgctcagctgtacagggaggaggagtcgtctctctctcgtcaatcaccacccgcgccggggtcttccccgcaaagtagtctcggacgtaagaactaggtaccaaaccaggcactgcagcagccttcggtgccaagttccagccgatcaacctcctagcctcggccgaatccaccctcatggcagtctccggccactccaccgcctcggtcccacatggcagcccagagatcatgccgtagtcctccaacgtgactcccacctcaccaaagggcatgtgaaaagtggaagtcgtgtcccagaatcggtccaagaaagcgcggaccaggctaaggttagcctgcagcttcctcttcgcgatatccctccaagcctacaCCAAGGCgccgaatgctccccgctcgatcatggctcgctcctccgccgacagtctctcatagcactccatcgccgtcatGTAGCCCaaaacgatctgatgttcccggcctcctattgtgatttgaaacaaaagctatctttagtttaaataaaattggaagagatatgagcaaatgaaatgaaagaaggtgagtgatggctaatgaattcaaggttaccaagctcttcaccgtcctataggacaggtgaccttccgcagcccaaagcaagtgcctgctgtcccaggtctcagcccacgcaggtgctcccctcagctgaagaccgcctcgcccaacgttggcccgcctcggggcctcctcctcctcctcctcgaggacctcgtcctcagcaacctcagcAGCTGCCCTAACCGCAGtaaaagcctcctcgagagcacgagaagcgtcaacggctgtgtctatgtccatgggagctctcccagaagtagaagcctcgtcacctgcaacgttaaagtaattttaggccgcgtcaagtgacgacgaaccttgattaggggattttcgaatCTTAGAAGCCCtgaagtcgctcttttctcgccatctttagccatattcccacaaacccgatcactcatgtggtaatttgggttaagtcaagcctaagttgaagcctagtcatgggttcgagtcgaaatttcgacagcatttcgttataacggcgattatgccctagaaaagtgtcctgaaaaagccgtcacaaaccaaaattccgagatggtaggaagtttacccatcatccaaggattccaaatatcaagtttcatcgcaaatgggcaatcctaaggccattttcgaagcaatttacggtctagctgtgaaaccgtctcaatttcactcaaatgcccaaaactcaacgaaaattcgaaacaaatacatggttatgatccttatactaccaattaaccatttacaaggtcaattttacaaggcaaaatcatttgggggaaaagccccaaattttcgacattttagggctgaaaaccctaaattttgtcgatccaattcgtccgttatagaagattaatgcaagaatgatatacatacctcgattagtcatggcagaTGCAAGCTTttcgatcaaattttggcggaaatggttgaaatttgagagagaaattgatgattttatgtttcgaaacaaatgaaatgaaacccctgtttcatcgcgtttttacgcaggaaagacaccctcaggaatagacgcatcaggtgttgcgcctcttctaagagacgcagctcttcctgcgcctcttcctcagctttccttcatacgaattttcaaaagatcgttatgagttcgttatttgtgggcccatctttggtgcgcctcttccccaatgccattttatctttttttggtccgtttgacgattattcttcgttcagacccgcatttctaagccaactgcagactatcatacattatttactgcttccaagactttgcttgtcacaacgagcaggtattctttgacaggtgtttcgacacgccttcattatattaccccagcgagagtaagcggatagacaatccctctcgagacatggagataagttcctgataaggtttccccaacgagagttcacgacatacaatcatCCTTCTCAAGTtcctccgaagtttgtttgaagacgacccaagcagatttctcccagcagttcccgcctgtgtcctgctacccacgatatttcttgtttccccgcggagtgcgataaaggtgtcgttctccagaagttcccagaccggcagagttcttacactcaagccttagttaccctttaggttgaaattatattcggcctccttcccattgatgcttacctttagggtcccacaccctagcacaatccttacttatcttttaggtcttacccttagctcctacgcttaaccttagctcctacgcttacccttagctcccacgcacctccagaagcatctcgagaaagaagtctcaggtatggtctcttcttatggctggcgagcctcctcacatagtctaatggactttaaacgaccctctccgatagtcgacatactctaaaatgttcccgacgacaggtccttggttcagacccctagagccgcctcgcgtcgccatagtcgtcaggttgtaatcttcgattgacctaatggctatactttgactttcgccttgtccaagcctcagtcaaagtgggggctctgtagatacctcatttctgcacctcccgcaaaccacccggtgatgattgggccgcatgtttggtacgcggaacgatttgtgacagttcgtaagtttatcgtcaagtgattcctcaaacactgatgtctacctcttagttgtcatttacgcaccgatacggtcgttttgatagtaattagagtacatttggagtccgggcctaaaatcgtcttcattttctgataatcgttaaatcccgagtcagaatgttctggaatgttccggatatttctattccatatttcacaatcttttaatctttggtaaagaatttcccgtaatattcatacaaaatattaaggaaaataagattatcccgttattccataaattaaacacggaaatctttcttccgcaggaggaaaccacttgggaacagcaGCAgagtcgcgcctcttccaagggacgcagtgactgctgcgcctcttcccatgtccttttatgcgtatttttcgtatcttttcatatcttttcgagattcacttccaaagtttctccgaaaaccctaattccttcacgtgattagtataaataggagtcttcgctcctcatatttctcacgcgagtgtccgcccttatcttctccctttgcattctagaccacgttcttactttttggagtctacgtgcttgaacattcgaccacgtaagctcggatctttctgagtaccagcctcgtttgcatgaccgaccaatttgaccaactccaccataatcaactttaattaatcttaatcaactttaattaatcttaatcattttcctcttacgagggcactttcgttacattcgagtcgagcatcactaaatcataaacttagttcatctcgtttcgtcaaacatgtatgtctgagggtgtaaatccttctttatttattgttatttactttttgtatcattaatgtaagatttatgtcgaaagtacttctaaaaaccgatttgtaaaaccatgtttaaaaccctttttacggattatcagaggacagacgtcgagaaaggacgcaagaatcgctgcgcctcttgaaagtGACGCaaacatgctgcgcctcttcgtgaggctgccgcagttcctgcttcctttcttcttccttcgtcttttgataattcgattgttttgtttcgttatcaattgttcattgtttcttttaacacaataatttaacatattatttatcatcattagtattgaattcgtcattaaatcccgacttaaatcccttataaccaatatttgcgggtttttcgtcattaaaatcaattcgggttgtagagattcgattcattcatattgactctctggaattcgatctttgatatatttccatctgtctattgtcatatccgtcattaattcttcatttattcgtcatgtttaacctatttagttcacccatgtcactaatcaatctttcattcatgtaattaattcatccacATTCATTTCCTctatgttttatcgtttttatgactcattcacatgtaattaatatgctaatcactttcatccgagtcaaatatcgataatcgatcattaaaatcaccaacgaacattaacaatttgcaatttcggcttcacagccagaactgagccaaggaacggacgcagcaactgctgcgcctcttccaagggacgcagctctgctgcgcctgttcctggttgatttctgaaCTCCCGTTCTACTTTGATCTAgatattagtttacgtattaattaactactaatcgtattatcgcctaattcctgttcgtttattctttctttcccaaattatccgttttaaatgtattttccacataaatcaatatatccaatgtaattattgtaattttcctttattgtatttattattgtatttttattattgtattgtttgtatgttcacatgtaattaatctaacattcacttcgaccccaattgcatgttaaattacgtgtttaccgacttagttaaatcctcacatgctaggattaatctaatggatgttgcattgcatgcatataaccttcaacatatcgagtatgaataacttccctaatcattagtagaggccgctatcgaggcgggcgggattaggtgttcgatcaaaagagcttcctaatacgtaccctcaccccttactccagatctctgtgaacatccgtgttcattggcatccacgagagtcattctagacatagaatgctaagggtaacgagttcttggtgttcatgtcactactttgtgtcttgacatggcatgagatattcgaacggttttcaattttccacaataaattggtggcgactcaacaaatgcaaacgcttgtttcccaagcgccccgtggcccattgtccacagagACTCAGGGGGAAGATGATGCAAAAACAGAGTCTGATGATATGCTGCAAATTCAACCAGAGGATGTGGAGGAAGAGATTGAATACTTGAGTCAGGCGGTACTATGTTTCATCCTAGGAGCAAATCTATTCTGGGAGGTGATTGAGGGCTTCATAAGGCGCATTTGGACAAATTTTAATATTGATAAGATATCCTTTCTGCCAAATGGAGTGTTTCTCGTAAGATTTAAAACAATGGAGATGAAGGAGAAAGTATTGCAATATGGACACTTCCTTTTTGATAACAAGCCCATGATTGTTAAGGCATGGACTAAGGACTTAGAAATGTCGAAAGAGGATGTGAAAATAGTTCCTGCATGGATAAGAATGCATAACTTGCCAATCAAATTCTGGGGCAAGGGTTTGCCAAAAATTGCCTAGTTGGTGGGAGAGTATGTTAAGAGTGATCAAGCCACGGAGGAAAGGACGAGATTAGGCTTTGCAAGAGTTATGGTTGAGATGGTGGTGGACCAGCATCTTCCAAACACAATCTCTTTCAAAGATGAAAGAGGGAGTGTGTTCCAAGTGGATATAGAATATGAATGGAGGCCTATCAAATGTACCAAATGCCAAGGGATGGGTCATGACATAGCACAGTGCAAATGTGGAGAGCAAAAAAAGAAGGGACCTTTGGTGACTAAAAAAGTCTGGAGGACAATAACCAAGAAAGCAAATGGGGAGTTAGGAGTGTAAACAGTCCCTGGTGAAGTGTTGCAGGTTGATCAGATACTTGGTAGGGCTTCTATTAGGAGTACAACCATTCATAAATCCCCAGTTAAGAGACTGTCTATTATGACTAGGAGAGTTGATGAGGCTGTTGGCTATAGCTCTGAGGAATTTGGAGCACATTCATATAAGGAGGTCCTATCTTCTCCTCCAAAGTAGCAGATAGGAGCTCATGGTAATAATTTATCTCCAATAGTTTCGAATGGATAGTATAGGTTTCTGGAATATAAGAGGCTTGAATAGAGTAGGAAAGcagaaaaatattaattttttctTACAGAATAAAGGAGTTGGTTTATTTGGTCTGTTGGAaacaaagataaagaagaaagcTTTTACTAAAGCTGTAAATAGTTTCAATAATGGGTGGTGTATTTCTACGAATAATGGATATCATAATGGGGGAAGGATTTGGATTTTGTGGCAACCTAAGATGTTCAGAGTTTAATTTATTGAGTACAATGCTCAATTTGTTCATATGAAAGTAGAATCTCTGTTGGACAAAGGAGTTTTTTATATGACTATGGTATATGCTTTTAATGGGATCCAAGAGAGGGCTCCTCTGTGGGATCATCTGAGGAAAATTGCTAGTCAAATTCAAGGGCCGTGGGCTATTGCTGGTGATTTTAATTGTGTTCTGGCTGCAAATGAGAGGTTTGGTGGATCTACTACTTCAGCAGAGATTGAACCATTTAGGAGATGTATAGAAGACTTTGAAGTTGTGGATATAGCTTCTATAGGGTCCTTATACACTTGGAATAACAAACAAAGGCCTGAGGAGAGAATTTATTGTAGGATTGATAGATTTCTTGTTAATAAAGACTGGTGTGATCACTTTCCTGACATGTATGCTCACTTCTTACCTGAGGGTTTGTTTGATCATTCACCATGCCTGGTTAGAAGTTCTAATAGTATGCAGGGTAAAAGCAGTTTCAAATACTTTAACATGTGGGGTAGCTCCAAGGAGTTTCTACCTATAGTGAGACAGTCTTGGGACAGGAGCATTGCTGGCACCCCTTTATACAAATTAGCCACAAATCTGAAAAGGTTAAAATCTGGACTGGTCCACCTGAATAGAGAGGGTTTCAGTGACATTGAGAAGTCTACGAGAATTCTTTAGAAGAAAGTTGAGGAGATGCAAAAACAACTAGGAATTGACCCTACAAATATGCAGCTGCTACAGCAGGAGTATGAGGCATCTCAGGAGCTTAAATTCATGAGCAGTGCTAGGGATAGCTTCCTCTATCAAAAAGCAAAGAGTGTGTGGGTTAAGGAGGGTGATGCTAATAGTGCTTATTTTCATAATACTATTAAGAAGAGAAGAAATAAGAACAAAGTGATCATGATAGAAGATATGAATGGTAAGATGTGTGATACTCCAGCTCTGGTGCAGACTGCCTTTCTTGAATATTACCAGCAGTTGTTAGGTTCAAGTCAAGGGACCCACAAGATACACAAGAAGATCATTGATCAAGGCCTAAAGTGTACTGCAGAACATCATGCTCTTCTTCTAAGACCTGTTACTGGTGCAGAGGTAAAAGAAACTCTCTTTGGCATACCTGACATAAAGTCACCAGGTCCTGATGGTTACACTAGTAAGTTTTTTAAAGATGCATGGCGGGAGATAGGTAAAGTTTTCATTACTGCAGTCATGGATTTTTTCCAACATGGGAGGATTCTCAAGCAAATTAATGCTACAAACTTAACTATGATCCCTAAATATGAAAGACCCCAGACTGTGTTGCAGTTTCGTCCAATTGCTTGCTGCAATGTCGTTTACAAAGTTATTTCTAAGATTCTCTGTGCTAGACTGGCAGATGTTCTCCCTCAAATTGTTGATCAAAATCAGGGAGCCTTTATACAACATAGAAGCATCCAGGAAAATATCTTGATATGCCAGGATCTAATCAGAATGTTTGAAAGACCATCTGCATCTCCCAGGTGTATGTTCAAGATAGACCTACAGAAAGCTTATGATATAATGGAGTGGGAGTTTGTGGAAAATCTTCTGATCATGCTGAATTTCCCTGTAGGTTTTAGAAATATGGTTCTGCAATGTATCACTACTGCATCATTCTCCATATCTATAAATGGTGAGATGTTTGGTTTCTTCCCAGGGAAGAGGGGCCTGAGACAGGTAGACCCCCTTTCACCTCTCATTTTTACCCTGTGTATGGAATACTTGACAAGAACTCTTAAGTATGCAGCAGCCAAGTATGAGTTTGGGTTTCATCCAATGTGCAAGCAGTTAAGACTCACTAATTTGATGTTTGTTGATGATGTTCTCATGTTTAGTAGAGGAGATGTAGAGTCAATGATGCTGCTCCTGAACTCATTCTCTACTTTCTCAAAAGCAACTGGTCTGAAGGTTAGTGCTTCTAAATTAAATGCCTACTTCTGTGGGATTTCTGAACAACTCAAGTAGGAGATTTTGTGTGTCTCTGGCTTCAGTGAAGGAGAGCTGCCTTTCAGATACTTGGGAATGCCTATTCAATCCACTAGGCTACAGAAAAGGGGTTGTGAATGTTTGGTTGAGAAGATATGTACCATAATTCATAGTT contains the following coding sequences:
- the LOC141651454 gene encoding uncharacterized protein LOC141651454, giving the protein MVYAFNGIQERAPLWDHLRKIASQIQGPWAIAGDFNCVLAANERFGGSTTSAEIEPFRRCIEDFEVVDIASIGSLYTWNNKQRPEERIYCRIDRFLVNKDWCDHFPDMYAHFLPEGLFDHSPCLVRSSNSMQGKSSFKYFNMWGSSKEFLPIVRQSWDRSIAGTPLYKLATNLKRLKSGLVHLNREGFSDIEKSTRIL